The Deltaproteobacteria bacterium nucleotide sequence CGTTGGCGTCATGGGCGGCGACTTCTATTTGGACGGAAAGAGGGGCGCGGAGTTCCTGATACATGCTAACCTCATGAGCTGATATTTTCTGGGAACATACCGCGAATTGAGTCCACACTCAACGTGCAAGGCGAAATTTGTTTCGATGTCGTCGCGATTTGAACGAGCACGGAGGACGGTTGACATCTGGTGTCGGGAAGTTAGAGGAATTTTCTATTCAATCAATAGGAGGATTCCATGCTTACTCTCAATGTGTCGGCCAAGGAACAGCTGGATGCGCATTTCAGCGGCAAGGCCAAGGAGTTCATTCGTATCTATCTGGCCTCGGGATGCGGAGGTCCGCGCTTGGCCTTGGCTTTGGATGAACGCAAAGACGGAGATCAGGTTTTTGAAGTGGATGGATATTCGTTTTTGATGGAAGAATCGCTGTTCGAGCAGGCCAAGCCCGTGACTGTCGATTTTGATCAGCTCAGGGGGTTCGATATTCAGTCTAGCATGAAGTTTCCTGAAAACGCGGGTGGTTGCTCTTCGTGCAGCTGCGGGGGCAGTTGCCATTGAGGCAATCAGCGTCAGCGGGAAGAGCTCTGGGCCCCTGATGCCAGGGACGGAGATTTTGACGCATAAAAGGCAGGTCCGGCAATTCGCCGACCTGCCTTTTGTCAATTTTTCCGACAGGCGCCTGACGCGTTCATGCCTTGCGGCGCAGTCCGAACAGTCCGGCGAGTCCGGACCCGATCAGGAGCAGGGTGGCCGGCTCGGGCACGGCTTCGGGGTTGGGATCGTCACCGCCAAAGGAACCGCCCTCGAGGAAGATGGCCGAATCAAGAACATGGTCTCCGGCGTCGGCGATTTGCAGGGAGATGGTGTGTTCTCCCGCGGCCAATCCCAGCGCTTGGGCGGTCAGAACCGTGGTGAAGCCGTCGTACTGCGTGTCCACGGGGCTGGCCACGGCCGGACCATCACCCTCCGCGTCCGTCATGGAGTTGTTGACGTAATAGGCCGCGTTGGCGCCGAGGTTGACATTGTTGATGGACACCGGGCTTCCATTGGGCAGCAGCGCGATGTTCACGCCATCCAGGAAGAAACCGAAAACGTCGTTGAAGTCCGAGCCGACATATTGGTTGTATTCCTCGGACGCGAACACAAAGTTGAAGAACAGATTTCCCGTGTCGCTGGAGAATACGATGTCAAGCAGCGTCGCATCGTACGTGGTGTAGCCGGGGATCAGAGCGTTCAACGCCGCTGTTCCGCCGAGGCCATTGTCCGCGCCGGCGTGGGGTTGATCGTTGGGGCCGACCGCCACATTGGCCTGGCCGCTGGTCAGGATGACGCCGGAATTGATGCCGATGGCCCCGCCAGCGCCGCTAAAAAGACCCGCCGCGCCGTTTGCTCCGGTGAAACTGCTGGAAATAATGCTGACACCACTGCCCAGCAGACTGCCAACCAGGGTGTCGGCGTCGGAGGTGGGGGTCACGGTCAAGGCCTGCGCGGGGCTTGCAAGCGCAAGCAGCGCCGTCATGACGAGTGTTGGAACGAGGTGTTTCATAATGCCTCCCGAGCGGATGTTGTGAGCGATGCTTCTGCCTCGGTTCCATCTCAAGCACTTTGTATGCCATGATTTTTTGCAAATGAAATCAATATGGTGGCATGTTTTTGACTGGCGAGCTGGCGGTGGAGTGTAAACTAGGCCGACACTGCCTTGGTTTTGGCGCGGACGTGGGAGAATCATGTACCGGGATGACAGGGAATTGAGGTGTCGATTTTTTTTACAGCGCGCATTTGGGCGTGGTTTTGCTTTGAGACCGAGCCACTTTCCGTTATTGCCTGGACATGCAGATCACGCCGCGCATTTATATCGACGATGAGGATATTGCCCTCGAATTCATCCGTTCCAGCGGTCCGGGTGGCCAGAACGTGAACAAGGTCGCCACGGCCGTGCGGTTGCGCGTGGCTCTGGCCGCCGTGCGCGGCCTGGACGAGGACGGCCTGTCCCGGTTGGCGGCCATGGCCG carries:
- a CDS encoding adhesin; translated protein: MLTLNVSAKEQLDAHFSGKAKEFIRIYLASGCGGPRLALALDERKDGDQVFEVDGYSFLMEESLFEQAKPVTVDFDQLRGFDIQSSMKFPENAGGCSSCSCGGSCH
- a CDS encoding PEP-CTERM sorting domain-containing protein: MILPRPRQNQGSVGLVYTPPPARQSKTCHHIDFICKKSWHTKCLRWNRGRSIAHNIRSGGIMKHLVPTLVMTALLALASPAQALTVTPTSDADTLVGSLLGSGVSIISSSFTGANGAAGLFSGAGGAIGINSGVILTSGQANVAVGPNDQPHAGADNGLGGTAALNALIPGYTTYDATLLDIVFSSDTGNLFFNFVFASEEYNQYVGSDFNDVFGFFLDGVNIALLPNGSPVSINNVNLGANAAYYVNNSMTDAEGDGPAVASPVDTQYDGFTTVLTAQALGLAAGEHTISLQIADAGDHVLDSAIFLEGGSFGGDDPNPEAVPEPATLLLIGSGLAGLFGLRRKA